In Thermogemmata fonticola, the genomic stretch AGCGAAGCATTCCCCAGGATCACCGTGAGCAGATTGCGGAAGTCGTGGGCCACTCCCGCCGCCAGCCGCCCCACCAGACTGTACCGGTCCCCCTCTGGCAACGCCTCGGCATGGTTCCGCGCCACCGCCTGGCCGAGTAACCCCTCGGCGAGCTTCAAGCGAAAGCCCGCCGCATCCGCCACCGACATAGCAAAGTCCCGCGCCTCCGTGGGCCACTCCCGCGGCGGACCCACATGCTCATGACAGACCACGCCGATCACCTCGTCCCCCAGGAAAATCGGCGCGTCCAGCATCGAGGTGATCCCCAGGGGGACCAAATACTGGTCCCGCAATTCGATGGTCCGGGGATCGCTCTGAACCAGCTCGCAGGGCAAAGCCCGGCGTTCCCGAATGGCAGAAAAATAGATCGGGAAGTCGGCCACTTGCAGACACGGACCCACACTGTGCTCCCGCTGCGAACGCTCAAATAGATTGACACAGCGGAACTGCTGGCGATCCTCGCTTATTAGCCAGACGCTGACCCGTTCCACCTCCAACGTATCCGCTGCGATCTCGCAGATGCGCTGGAACACTTGCAGCAGGGATAACGAGGTGTCATCAGCCACGCGGCTGAGGGCCAGGCGGGCCGCTTCGGTCGCCCGTAAGGGAGGCGAGGTCTCCGCACCGCTGCTGTCGGTTCTCCCTCCCGCGGATGGCGGCGGGCCGGACGAACTGCCCCCCAAATCCCCTGACCCTGAGCTTCCCCCTTCCGGTGCAAAAGGTGATGCTTCCACTCCCCGGAACATAGCCTCTCCTCCGTGCAGCGTTTGGTCTTCCCACCGCTAGAGCATCCGTGCTGCACGAAGCTGTCCTAATGGCCTGATGTGTCCGACTTCCAGATTACCACAATTCTCGGCTGGGCAACACAACAAAAAAGCCAATGTGCCCAGAGCCAAAGGGTGAAGCTGAGGCCAGGGCCGCCGAGGGGCTGTCAGACAGGGCACGGGCAGCACGTTTCGGGACGCAGCCGCGGGATGGAGCGCTTCCGTGATGCTTCTGCGCTCGGCGGCGGCGGACTCGCAGGCGGGGAGTTGGAACCGCAAGGCGGCCCAAGCGGCCCAAGCGGCGGCGTTACAACCGGAGCAATCGGTTCAGGCTGTCCGGAGAAGGGGCGGGTGAGGGCAGAAGGGCGGGGTGATCCCGAAGTCGCCGCAGGCAAGGGAACGATCAAGGGGAACGGATAGCGCGGACGTTTCGGGGTCGATGGTCGGCCTCGAACGGAGCGAAGGTTCCCTACCTTTCCCAAAGCCTGCCGGAGGGACCGGATTGCAGCCGCCGCTGGCTTTTACCAAACGTGTGAAAGTTCGGGGGTTGCTGTGGTCGAAACAGACTGTAGAGATCGCGGCGCTGGGAATAAAGTCAGCAGTTGCTGCTGTTGGCCGAGGACATGCAGATTACGGCAGCGGCTGCGGCTTATCCCGCCGCTGAGGTCTCAAGAAGGGTGTGGCAGCGAGGAAACAACCCTTGATCTCCGGTGAGGCGTGGAATCGCCGGTCCGAAAGCGCTCGCACCGCGATTTGGACGCGCCTCAGGGGGCGTAGGATGGTAGGGGTGAGGAGAGGCCAGCGGTCCCGCCGCTGCCTCCGCTACATCCGCACTGGAAGCCAACGGAGTGCTTCACGATGAAAAAGGTCTTCACCACCGGTCAAGTGGCCAAGATTTGTAAAGTGGCCCCCCGCACAGTCTCCAAATGGTTCGACTCCGGGCGCCTCAAAGGATATCGCATTCCCGGCAGTCAGGATCGCCGCATTCCCCGCGAAAACCTCATCCGCTTCCTCAAAGAGCACGGCATGCCCTTGGGGGAACTGGAAGAGGAGGAATGGCACAAGATTCTCCTGATCGGTACGGAGAGCCTCTTCAATCACCGCATCCGGGAACTGCTGCCGGAAAGCGAGGATTACCGCTTCGAGATCGCCAACAGCGGCTTTGAAGCCGGTATTCTCGCGGGCAGCTTCCACCCGGATACGATCATCATCGATCTGGCCCTGGGGCGCAGCGAGGCCATCCAGATCGTCAGCAACCTGCGCAAGGACGATGCCTACGCCTCCACCCTCATCATCGGCCTGGCGAGCGAAGATGAGGCGGCCCCGGAGCAGCTCTTGCAGTACGGCTTCAACGACGTCTTCAAAAAGCCCTTCGACATCGCCTTGCTGTCGGAAAAGATCAAGAGCGTCGCCGAAGCCAAGCGCGAAGATTGAAGGGGATATTGCCCCGTCCGGGATGTTGCCCCGTCCGCTGCCGCCGCAGGCCGAGATAACCCCGCCTCACCGGCGGCGCCACCGCCTCCATTCCCGCCCCGTGCCAGCGACGGCGCCACGGCACGGCTCCCCACAACAGCCCTCAAGGCCGGGATTGTTCGGCGGCAGGTTTTCCTGGACCTCGCCGTTGTACAATAACGGCTATGCGGCTTTATAACTTCGTTGTCCGCTCGGTCGGTTGCGGGCTTGGCATGAGAGATCGGGCGGTCGCGGGCGGACTCCCGGCCATTGGAAGCAGGCCGCCCGTCCGGGAGGGGCCGCCGACCCAGTGACGCCCTGCTGCCGGGCGCGCCCTCCGTCATGCTCCGCGGCTGGGATGCACCCAGCGAGGCACCGCCGCCAGGCCGGGGAACACAGGGAGGAGGGGACGGCATGAATCGGCGCGCTTTTCTGGCCTTGGCCGCGGTGACCCCGCTAGCCCGCTGGCTGCCCGCCTTCGGCACCCCGGCGGAAAAGGGCGCCCGCCAGTTGCGCGGAGACATCGCCATCATCGGCGGCGGCGTGGGGGGGATTGCCTGCGCCCTGGCCGCGGCCCGGCGCGGCTTGCGCGTCCTGCTGACCGAAGAATACGACTGGATCGGCGGCCAGCTCACCGCCCAGGCGGTTCCCCCCGACGAGCATCCCTGGATCGAGGAACACGGCAGCACTCGGAGCTATCGCCTCTTCCGCACCAAGGTCCGCCAATTCTACCGCCAGCATTATCCTCTGACGGAAGCCGCCCAGAAGGAGGCTCGCCTCAATCCAGGGCAGGGGAACGTCTCCCGACTGTGCCATGAGCCGCGGGTGGCCCTGGCAGTGCTGTTGGAAATGCTGGCCCCCTATCTGGCCGCGGGCCGCATCACCCTTTTGCAGCCGTTCCGCCCTCGACGTGTGGAAATGGACGGCGATCAGGCCAAAGCCGTCGAAGGCGTGACCCGTTGGAGCGACCGCCTGGTCCTGGAGGCGCCCTACATCATCGACGCCACGGAGACCGGCGAATTGCTCCCTCTGGCCCGGATGGAATACGTCACCGGGGCGGAATCCCGGCGGGACACCAAGGAGCCGCACGCCCCCGCCGAAGCCCAACCGCACAATCACCAGGCCTGCACGGTCTGCTTCGCCCTGGATTACCATCCGGGGCAGGACCACCGCATCGAGGAGCCGCCGCAGTACCGCTTCTGGCGGGAGTATGTGCCCCAGTTGCAGCCGCGCTGGCCGGGCCGGCTCCTCTCCTGGGACATGTCCGATCCGCGCACGCTCCAGCCGCGGGCCGTCGCCTTCCATCCCACCGAACCGGGACCGAAAGGCCGCCTCAACCTCTGGACCTACCGCCGCATCCTCTACGCCGGCCACTTCACCCCGGAAAGCGGCATCCGCGATGTCTGCCTGGTGAACTGGCCGCAAAACGACTACTGGCTCGGCAACCTCTACGATCTGCCGCCGGAACAAGCCCAACGCCACTGGCTGGCCGCCTGCCAGTTGAGCCTTTCCCTCCTCTACTGGATGCAGACGGAAGCGCCCCGCCCCGATGGCGGCCACGGCTGGAAAGGACTCCGCTTGCGCGGCGACATCACCGGTACGGAACACGGCCTGGCTATGGCCCCTTACATCCGCGAAAGCCGCCGCATCCGGGCCGTCTTCACCGTGACCGAACTCCACGTCGGCGTCGACGCCCGCGCCCAATGGCTCGGCAAAAAACCCGGCGAATTCACCGCGGAAAAGTTCCCCGATGCCGTCGGCACCGGCTCCTACCGCATCGACCTCCATCCTTCCACCGGCGGCAACAACTACATCGACATCAGCTCCCTTCCCTTCCAGATTCCCCTGGGCGCCCTTATCCCCATCCGGGTGGAAAACCTCCTCCCGGCCTGCAAAAACATCGGCACCACGCACATCACCAACGGCTGCTACCGCCTCCATCCCGTGGAATGGTCGATTGGCGAAGCGGTGGGAGAACTGGTCGCCTTCTGCCTGGCCCGCAAGCGGGTCCCGCGCCAGGTCCGCAAAGACCCCCAATTGCTTCAGGACTTCCAGAAACAACTCGCCGATGCCGGCGTCGATCTCGACTGGCCCGAAGCCATTGCCAAAACACCCCGCTGACGCCTCGGGGGACTGCCGCGGACTCTCCCGTGGGCTTCCGCAGACTTCCCTCGGAATCTCACGCGGCCTTCTTCTGTGGGCTTCCGCAGACTCTTCCGTGGACCCTTGCAGACTCCTCCGCGGCCTTCTTCCGCGGCCTTCCCCCGCGTGCTGGAAGCCTCTCCGGAGGGGTGCGGTTGTCCCCGCGGCAGTCGGGATTGCACGGCGAGCAGCGGGCATGATAAAACGGTTCCGGTTTCTGGGGGGAAAGCGGCCATGAAATGCCTCGTGACGGGAGCGGCGGGATTCATCGGCTCCCACCTGTGCGAACGCTTGCTGGCGGAGGAGCATGAAGTCGTGGGCCTGGATTGCTTCACCGACTACTATCCCCGCGCGATCAAGGAACAGAATCTGAGCCGCCTGCGTCCGCAGCGCGGCTTCACCTTCTGGGAGCTGGACTTGTCGGTGGAGGTGCCACGGTCCGTGCTGGAGGGGGTGCAGTGGATCTTCCACCTGGCGGCAATGCCGGGCCTGGTGCGGAGCTGGCAGGACTTTGACAGTTACAATCGCCACAATGTGACGGCCACGCAACGGCTCTTGGAAGCAGCGCGGGCGCTTCCCACTCTCCGGCGTTTCCTCTACGCCAGCACCTCCTCGGTCTATGGCAAATATGCCTCCGGCGATGAGAGCCTGCCGACCCGCCCCAGCTCCCCCTATGGCCTGACCAAGCTTGCGGGCGAGCATCTCTGCCGGGTGTACAGCGAAACCTACGGCCTGCCGATCGTGGTGCTGCGGTACTTCAGCGTTTACGGTCCCCGCCAAAGGCCCGATATGGGATACTACCAGTTCGTGGAAGCGCTGCTTACGGGTCGGCCAATCCGCTTGACCGGCGATGGCTTGCAAGTGCGGGGCAATACCTTCGTGACGGACTGCGTTGAGGCGACGGTGCGCGCGGCGGAGGCGCTGCCCGGCGAAACTTTCAACGTCGGCGGGGGGGAATTGGCGACCATCCGCGAAGTCATCCGCCTGCTCGAACGCTTGACAGGTCAGCGGGCCGTGATTGAGCACCTGCCGCCGCGTCCCGGCGATCAGGTGGCCACGGGAGCCGATGTCAGCAAGCTGACCCGCCACACCGGCTGGACCCCCCGCACGCCCCTCGCCGAAGGGCTGGCCCAGCAGGTGGCCTGGCAGCGCGCCCTGCTCGAAAAGGCCCTGCCCCTCCGCAAAGCCGGATGAGCCTCCCCGTCGGACCCCCCACGTGACCCGGTGAATGGGGAACAGGGCGGAACCGGCTCAGCTTCCTTCCGGTCGGCGTACCTGGACCGCGATCGGTTCCTCGTCGTTGAACAGCGCGCTGATCGACTCGTTGCCGTGGATGCGGTGGATGGCGTTGGCGATCAGAGCGGCGACGGAAATGACCCGGATGTTGGGCAGTTGTTTTTCCGGCGGCAGGGGAATGCTGTCCGTGATGAAAATCTGATCGATGGCAGCATGGCGGAGATTATCGATGGCCGGGCCGCAGAGCACCCCATGCGTCGCGCAGACATAAACCCGTTTGGCCCCGGCATCCCGCGCCACGCGCGTCGCCCCCACAATCGTGCCCGCCGTGGCGATCATGTCGTCGTACATCACCACCGTTTTCCCATCCAGCGACGCCCCGATCAAATGCTGGTGCTTGACCTCCGTGGCACTCGTCCGGCGCTTGTCCACCACCGCCAGCTTGCCCCCGACATAGCGCTGGAAGTCGAGCGCCTTTTTGATGCTCCCCTCGTCGGGACTGAGCACCACCAGGTCTTCCGGCGGGATGCCCAACTGCCGAATGCTCCGCGCTAGCTCCTTGGCGGCGTAGAGATGGTCGACCGGGATGTCGAAAAAGCCCTGAATCTGGGCCGCATGGAGGTCCAGCGCCAGCACCCGGTCCGCCCCGGCTTTGGTGATCAGATTGGCGACCAGTTTAGCGGAGATCGGCACGCGCCCTTTGTCCTTGCGGTCCTGCCGGGCGTAGCCGTAGTAGGGCAGCACCGCGGTGATCCGCGCTGGCGACGCCCGCTTGAAGGCGTCCAGCATGATGAGCAATTCCATCAAGTTCTCGTTGACCGGCGTGCAGGTCGGCTGGACCAGGAACACGTCCCGGCCCCGCACATCCTCTTCGATCCGCACGCTCGTCTCGCCGTCGGGGAAATTCCCCAGGCTGATCCGTCCCAAGGGGCAGCCCAGGTGGCGCGCAATGCTCTCCGCCAACGAGGGATTGGCCCGACCGCTGAAAATCTTCAGCTTGTGGTTATTGCCGTTGCCGTACACCGCCGATCCTTCCGGCCGGTTGAGGGAAAGGGGCTGCACTGGCATTATGCCAATTTCTTCCGCCATTGCCAACAATTTTTCCCTCAGGAATTCTTCCAGTATCCTTTCCCCCATCTTCTCCATCGGCTATGGTGGTAAGCGGACGCGATTTTTTCCCTGAAGCTGGTCCTGGGAACGGAGTGATGCGTCCGGCGGCGGAGGAGCTGCGCGATCATCTGGCTTTGGCGCTGGTTCCCGGTTTGGGGCCGCGCTTGACGGCGGCCTTGCTCCAGCATTTCGGTTCGGCAGCGGCGGTGCGGCGGGCGACAGCGGAACAACTGCGCCAGGTCCCCCACATCGGAGCGAAGCTGGCCCGGCAACTGGCCGCGGCCTTGCAGCAGGTCGAGGCGGCGGCGGCCCGTGAAGAAGCCCTCATGGCCCAGCACGGCGTCCAGGCGGTGATCTGGACGCAGCCGGAGTATCCCGCCCCGCTGCTTTCCATCAGCAATCCCCCACCGCTGCTCTTTCTCAAAGGGAAGTGGGACCGCCGGGACCAGCGGGCGGTGGCCGTGGTGGGCACGCGCCAGGCGACGGCAGCCGGCCGCCGCTGGGCCGAACAACTCGCGCGCGGCCTGGCCTTGGCCGGTTACACCGTCGTCTCCGGCTTGGCCCGCGGCATCGACGGCGCTGCCCATCAGGCTGCCCTGGAAAGCGGCGGGCGCACCATCGCCGTCCTGGCGGGCGGCTTGGGACGCATCTATCCCCCGGAACATGAGGAGCTGGCCCAGCGGATCGCCTCAGGACCCGGCTGCCTGATCAGCGAAACCCCGATGCAGACCCCGCCGCAGGCCGGCATGTTCCCCGCCCGCAATCGCTTGATCAGCGGCCTGAGCCTGGCCGTGGTGCTGGTGGAAGCGGGCCAGCGCAGCGGAGCGCTCATCACCGCTGAGCATGCCCTGGAACAGGGGCGGGAAGTCTTTGCCCTGCCGGGAAACCTGGACAGTGAAACCAGCGCCGGATGCCTGGCCTTGCTCCGCCAGGGCGCCCGCTTGATCCGGGGAGTGGACGACCTGCTCGCCGACCTGCAAGGGCTGAAGGCGGGGGAAGCCGCCCCGCCGCCGAGCCGCCCCGCCAGCTTGTTCGCTGAAGAAGCCCCGCCGTCGGACGCCTTCCTTCCCACCGCCTCCGCTGCCTCTGCCAATGGTCCGCCCCTGGAGCGTCCCTTCGCGGAACGTCCCCAGCCCGCCGCCGCTCCGCTTCCTCCCGCTGTTCCCCCTCCTCCTGCCGCTCCGCCTTCCCCGTTGGACCCCCCTCTCCAGGCTATCTGGGACCAACTCGCCCAGCGCCGCCATATCGATGAACTGGCCTATGCCCTCCAGTGTAGGGTTTCGGACTTGTTGCCCCAGCTCATGCAGTTGGAATTGCAGCACCGCATCCGCCGCTTGCCCGGCAACTTCTACGAGCGGATTCAATAAGGGGAGAAGTCGGATGCCTAGGATATGGGCAGTAGTTTGGCGGGGGCGGGAGGCCGGGGAGAATTGCCTAGGAAGTATGCAGTCAGGTGGCAATTCGTGGCAGGGGTGATTATACTGACGGGGAACAAGGACGCAAAAGGCGGCTCTCTCCCGTTCATCCTCTCCCCAGGAGCGATGGGAGAATGACAAAAAGTGAGCAAATAGAACCCCCTTTGCCGGAGATCGTAGGCAATGCCCCCGCGATGCAGGAGGTGTACCGCCTGGTGCGCTTGGCGGCGCCCCGCTCCGCCCATGTCCTGCTCGTCGGGGAGACAGGTACCGGCAAGGAACTGATCGCCCGGGCGATCCACAAGCTGAGTCGGCGGGCGGATGGCCCCTTTGTCCGCGTCAACTGCGGCGCTTTGCATGAAAACCTGCTCGAAAGCGAGCTGTTCGGGCATGTCAAGGGCGCCTTCACCGGCGCGGTGGAAAACAAGACGGGGCGCTTCGAGGCCGCCCACGGAGGTACCATTTTCCTGGATGAAATCAACAGCACCTCCCCGAAGTTGCAGGTCAAGCTGTTGCGGGTCCTCCAGGAACGGGAGTTTGAACGGGTGGGGGAAAGCCGGACGATCCGCGTGGATGTCCGGGTGGTGGCCGCGAGCAACGCCCCGCTGGAGGAGTTGGTCGCGGCGGGGCAGTTCCGGGAGGATTTGTACTACCGCCTCAACGTCATCCCGATCCATTTGCCGCCGCTGCGGGAACGCCGGGAGGATATTCCCCTGCTGGCCCGCCATTTTCTCCGCCGCTATGCCGAGCAGCACAAATGCCCTGTGCCGGAGCTGACGCCGGAACTGGCGGAGTGGCTCCAGGGGTACGACTGGCCCGGCAATGTCCGCGAACTGGAAAACACGCTGGAGCGCCTGATTGTCCTGGCCGATGGGGGACCGGTGACGGCGGAAGTTCTGCGGCGGGTCCGCCACCGCCCCGTGATCCGCTCCGTCCCAGCGGCGGGGGAAGCGCCCCGGACGATGGATGTACCCTCCCTGATCCGCCAGTTGGTCCGTGTGGGTTTGCACGCTCCCCGGCCCGCGGGCGTCAAACTCCACGCCTTCCTCGTGGACGGCTTGGAACGGGCCTTGATTGAGGAAGTCATGCGCGAGTGCGGCGGAACGCAGATCAAGGCCGCGGAACGTTTGGGGATCAACCGCAACACCCTGCACAAAAAGTGGGAGCAGTACAAGGCTGACGCTCCAACTGCGCCCCAGGGGCCGGTTCGGGATGCTTCCTCGGCCCGCGGCGGAGAGGGGGACGAGAGAAAGGAAACCGCCTGAGCGCCCGGCGGAGCGGCACTTGGATCGTTCGGCGGAGCGGCACGGGGAAGGGCGGGTCCTGGAAGCGAAGGGGTTTCTCCAGACGCAGGGACCGCGGGCGCCAAGGGGAGGCGTACTCTGCCAGGCCAAGCGGCGGACTGATACAATGCCAGTGCATCCCTCCGGGTACGGGTGATTTTCCCGATGTCAGCCTCGTGGTGGCAGAATGTGACCCACGCCTGTTTTGGGCTGAGTTATTTGCTGGCGTGGCTGCTGGAATGGCCGGCGTGGCTGCGGCCGGCGTGGCACCGCGTCTGCCACTGGGCGGCGGTGGGGTTCGGCGTGGCGGGCCTCATCGCCCATACGCTGTTTCTGGTCGTGCACCATCCGACGCCGGCGGCTCCGGACGGCTCGCTCCTGCTTCTGGCCTGGGTGCTGGCGCTGTTTTATCTGTACGGCACGCTGCATCAGGCGGGGCGGGCGTGGGCCTTGTTTTTACTGCCGGTCATCATCGGTCTGGTTGGGTTGTCCATCATGCTGAGGCGGCTGGAACCGACGGCCTGGCCGGCGCAGGTGCCGACGTGGATCAGCGGGGAGCGCTTCTGGGGGGCGCTGCACGGCACGCTCATCCTGCTGGCCTCGGTGGGGATCAGCGTCAGCTTTGTGGCCAGTCTGATGTACCTGCTCCAGGCGCGGCGCCTACGGCGGAAAATTGATCCGGGGCGCGTACTGCCGCTCCTGAGCTTGGAGCGGCTGGAGACGCTCAACCGTCGGGCGATTGCCTGGGCTTTCCCGCTGCTGAGTGCCGGGCTGCTCCTGGGGTTGGTTTTGTGGCGGCAGGAGCGCGGGGGGTGGGAGAACTGGCTGTCCGTGAAGGTGCTGTCCACGGGCGGGTTGTGGCTGGTGTTCGGGGTGCTGGTCTATTTGCGGTACGGGACGCATGTACCGCCCCGGCGCCTGGCCTGGCTGTCGATCGCGGCGTTTGCCTTGCTTTTGGTGGCCCTGATGGCCGCCCATCCCTTTGCCCCTGCGGGAGGGCCGGTATGAACCTCCGCGCCATCGGGTGCAATGTGGCCTCGGCCCCCGTGGAATTGCGGGAGCGTCTGGCTTTTGCGCCGCCGCTGTTGACCCAAGCCCTGGCGGAATTGACCGCGCGCTACGGGGTGGAGGCGGTGATTCTGGGCACCTGCAATCGGGTGGAGCTGTACCTGGCCCGCCCGGAGGTGGAAGCGCCGCTCCATGCCCCGCTGTTGGCGGAGTTTTTGGGGGAAGTGCACGGTCTGAGCGCCGAGGCCATCCTGCCCCATCTGTACGAGTATGCCGATGAGGAGGCGGTGCGCCATCTGTTCCGCGTGGCCTGCGGCCTGGACAGCGTGGTGCTGGGGGAAGCGCAGATCACGGGACAGGTGAAGGAGGCTTACGAGACCGCCCGGCAGGCGGGCAGCACCGGGAGCTTGCTCAACACGCTGTTTCCGGCGGCTTTGCGGGTGGCCAAGCGGGTGCGGACGGAAACCGGGATTGGTCGGGGGCATGCCTCCGTCTCCAGCGCCGCTGTCGATTTTCTCCTGACCGTCTTCGACACCTTCACGGACAAAGTCGTGCTGGTCATCGGCGCGGGCAAGATGGGCCGGCTGACCTTGCAGCACATCCGCGAGTTGCACCCGGCCCGTGTGCTGGTCACCAATCGCCATCTGGACAAGGCCCAGCGCCGGGCGGCGGAATGCGGCGGGCAGGTCGTCCCCTGGGACCAACTCGACGAGGCCCTGATCCAGGCGGACATTGTCCTGAGCACCACGGGGGCGCCAGAACCGATCGTCTCCCAGCGCCGCTTCGACGAGAAGGTGCGCTACCAGCGTTCCGGCCGACCGCTGGTCATCTTCGACATGGCCGTCCCGCGGGATTTCGACCCGGCTATCCACGACGGCGAAAGCGTCATCCTCTTCAACGTCGATGATCTGACCCGCGTGGCCAATCAGGCCCTGGCGGAACGGCGGCGGCACATTCCCGCCGCGGAAGCCATCATCGCCCAGGAAGTGCAGCAGTTCGTCCTGGATTGGAATCGCCGCAAGGATGGCCCCATCATCGGACGCCTGACCGCGGAAGTCGACCGCCTGCGGGAAGCGGTGGTCGGCCCGCTCTTGCAGCGCTTCAACGGCAAGCTGACCGAAGCGGACAAAGCCTACATCGAGGGGGCCTTCCGCCTCTTCCAGAACCGCTTGCTCCACGGCCCGATTGCCGCGTTGCAGGAAGCCAGCCGCTCCGGTCAGGGGCACACCTTGCGCGAAGCCATTCGCAAACTCTTCGGCCTCCAGGATTCCTGAACGACGTTGGACAATTCCTGGAAAAAGTCGGACAATCGGCTGTCCAAAGTCCCAGTGGATTGAGAAAAGGGGGGAAGTCGTCTGGCGGCTGGCCCCGAAGGCGAACGTCTTGCGGCCCTGCGCTGCCAGCGGCGGCGGACCACTTAGCGCTTCTCGTTCCAGGCTGGCTGCTG encodes the following:
- a CDS encoding sigma-54 interaction domain-containing protein; its protein translation is MTKSEQIEPPLPEIVGNAPAMQEVYRLVRLAAPRSAHVLLVGETGTGKELIARAIHKLSRRADGPFVRVNCGALHENLLESELFGHVKGAFTGAVENKTGRFEAAHGGTIFLDEINSTSPKLQVKLLRVLQEREFERVGESRTIRVDVRVVAASNAPLEELVAAGQFREDLYYRLNVIPIHLPPLRERREDIPLLARHFLRRYAEQHKCPVPELTPELAEWLQGYDWPGNVRELENTLERLIVLADGGPVTAEVLRRVRHRPVIRSVPAAGEAPRTMDVPSLIRQLVRVGLHAPRPAGVKLHAFLVDGLERALIEEVMRECGGTQIKAAERLGINRNTLHKKWEQYKADAPTAPQGPVRDASSARGGEGDERKETA
- a CDS encoding NAD-dependent epimerase/dehydratase family protein — translated: MKCLVTGAAGFIGSHLCERLLAEEHEVVGLDCFTDYYPRAIKEQNLSRLRPQRGFTFWELDLSVEVPRSVLEGVQWIFHLAAMPGLVRSWQDFDSYNRHNVTATQRLLEAARALPTLRRFLYASTSSVYGKYASGDESLPTRPSSPYGLTKLAGEHLCRVYSETYGLPIVVLRYFSVYGPRQRPDMGYYQFVEALLTGRPIRLTGDGLQVRGNTFVTDCVEATVRAAEALPGETFNVGGGELATIREVIRLLERLTGQRAVIEHLPPRPGDQVATGADVSKLTRHTGWTPRTPLAEGLAQQVAWQRALLEKALPLRKAG
- a CDS encoding GAF domain-containing sensor histidine kinase; amino-acid sequence: MFRGVEASPFAPEGGSSGSGDLGGSSSGPPPSAGGRTDSSGAETSPPLRATEAARLALSRVADDTSLSLLQVFQRICEIAADTLEVERVSVWLISEDRQQFRCVNLFERSQREHSVGPCLQVADFPIYFSAIRERRALPCELVQSDPRTIELRDQYLVPLGITSMLDAPIFLGDEVIGVVCHEHVGPPREWPTEARDFAMSVADAAGFRLKLAEGLLGQAVARNHAEALPEGDRYSLVGRLAAGVAHDFRNLLTVILGNASLIARRSDVPAEVIQRAEQILEVGERGAQLIRHLLEFGREPAGQPRLISLSQTLQHFLPLLQTGVGKVYPIEFRPAAAQDWVWVDPGHLERVVMNLVLNAREAMPKGGTIEMRVSIEHTSDGLGPAGYYVCLEVRDRGVGIPAEQLPQIFELGFTTKSNGGSGLGLAIVRRLVERAGGFIRVDSRPGEGSTFRVYWPRVTGHDLGKSNPGPK
- a CDS encoding ribose-phosphate diphosphokinase, whose amino-acid sequence is MAEEIGIMPVQPLSLNRPEGSAVYGNGNNHKLKIFSGRANPSLAESIARHLGCPLGRISLGNFPDGETSVRIEEDVRGRDVFLVQPTCTPVNENLMELLIMLDAFKRASPARITAVLPYYGYARQDRKDKGRVPISAKLVANLITKAGADRVLALDLHAAQIQGFFDIPVDHLYAAKELARSIRQLGIPPEDLVVLSPDEGSIKKALDFQRYVGGKLAVVDKRRTSATEVKHQHLIGASLDGKTVVMYDDMIATAGTIVGATRVARDAGAKRVYVCATHGVLCGPAIDNLRHAAIDQIFITDSIPLPPEKQLPNIRVISVAALIANAIHRIHGNESISALFNDEEPIAVQVRRPEGS
- the hemA gene encoding glutamyl-tRNA reductase, translated to MNLRAIGCNVASAPVELRERLAFAPPLLTQALAELTARYGVEAVILGTCNRVELYLARPEVEAPLHAPLLAEFLGEVHGLSAEAILPHLYEYADEEAVRHLFRVACGLDSVVLGEAQITGQVKEAYETARQAGSTGSLLNTLFPAALRVAKRVRTETGIGRGHASVSSAAVDFLLTVFDTFTDKVVLVIGAGKMGRLTLQHIRELHPARVLVTNRHLDKAQRRAAECGGQVVPWDQLDEALIQADIVLSTTGAPEPIVSQRRFDEKVRYQRSGRPLVIFDMAVPRDFDPAIHDGESVILFNVDDLTRVANQALAERRRHIPAAEAIIAQEVQQFVLDWNRRKDGPIIGRLTAEVDRLREAVVGPLLQRFNGKLTEADKAYIEGAFRLFQNRLLHGPIAALQEASRSGQGHTLREAIRKLFGLQDS
- a CDS encoding response regulator translates to MKKVFTTGQVAKICKVAPRTVSKWFDSGRLKGYRIPGSQDRRIPRENLIRFLKEHGMPLGELEEEEWHKILLIGTESLFNHRIRELLPESEDYRFEIANSGFEAGILAGSFHPDTIIIDLALGRSEAIQIVSNLRKDDAYASTLIIGLASEDEAAPEQLLQYGFNDVFKKPFDIALLSEKIKSVAEAKRED
- the ccsA gene encoding cytochrome c biogenesis protein CcsA — protein: MSASWWQNVTHACFGLSYLLAWLLEWPAWLRPAWHRVCHWAAVGFGVAGLIAHTLFLVVHHPTPAAPDGSLLLLAWVLALFYLYGTLHQAGRAWALFLLPVIIGLVGLSIMLRRLEPTAWPAQVPTWISGERFWGALHGTLILLASVGISVSFVASLMYLLQARRLRRKIDPGRVLPLLSLERLETLNRRAIAWAFPLLSAGLLLGLVLWRQERGGWENWLSVKVLSTGGLWLVFGVLVYLRYGTHVPPRRLAWLSIAAFALLLVALMAAHPFAPAGGPV
- a CDS encoding FAD-dependent oxidoreductase, yielding MNRRAFLALAAVTPLARWLPAFGTPAEKGARQLRGDIAIIGGGVGGIACALAAARRGLRVLLTEEYDWIGGQLTAQAVPPDEHPWIEEHGSTRSYRLFRTKVRQFYRQHYPLTEAAQKEARLNPGQGNVSRLCHEPRVALAVLLEMLAPYLAAGRITLLQPFRPRRVEMDGDQAKAVEGVTRWSDRLVLEAPYIIDATETGELLPLARMEYVTGAESRRDTKEPHAPAEAQPHNHQACTVCFALDYHPGQDHRIEEPPQYRFWREYVPQLQPRWPGRLLSWDMSDPRTLQPRAVAFHPTEPGPKGRLNLWTYRRILYAGHFTPESGIRDVCLVNWPQNDYWLGNLYDLPPEQAQRHWLAACQLSLSLLYWMQTEAPRPDGGHGWKGLRLRGDITGTEHGLAMAPYIRESRRIRAVFTVTELHVGVDARAQWLGKKPGEFTAEKFPDAVGTGSYRIDLHPSTGGNNYIDISSLPFQIPLGALIPIRVENLLPACKNIGTTHITNGCYRLHPVEWSIGEAVGELVAFCLARKRVPRQVRKDPQLLQDFQKQLADAGVDLDWPEAIAKTPR
- the dprA gene encoding DNA-processing protein DprA; translated protein: MRPAAEELRDHLALALVPGLGPRLTAALLQHFGSAAAVRRATAEQLRQVPHIGAKLARQLAAALQQVEAAAAREEALMAQHGVQAVIWTQPEYPAPLLSISNPPPLLFLKGKWDRRDQRAVAVVGTRQATAAGRRWAEQLARGLALAGYTVVSGLARGIDGAAHQAALESGGRTIAVLAGGLGRIYPPEHEELAQRIASGPGCLISETPMQTPPQAGMFPARNRLISGLSLAVVLVEAGQRSGALITAEHALEQGREVFALPGNLDSETSAGCLALLRQGARLIRGVDDLLADLQGLKAGEAAPPPSRPASLFAEEAPPSDAFLPTASAASANGPPLERPFAERPQPAAAPLPPAVPPPPAAPPSPLDPPLQAIWDQLAQRRHIDELAYALQCRVSDLLPQLMQLELQHRIRRLPGNFYERIQ